The following coding sequences lie in one Synechococcus sp. PCC 7336 genomic window:
- a CDS encoding RHS repeat-associated core domain-containing protein, translating into MCIAPPLNACSKESVTFTYDSVGNLTVSQDELGRVITSNYDELNRLVQTTNALGDSTNFTYDAAGNLTAFQDELGRVTTSNYDELDRLVQTTNALGDSVNFTYDAIGNLTAFTDELGRTTSFGYDALDRQTRITDALGNSTLLSYDAVGNLTAIEDALGRVTTSEYDALNRLTQTTNALGGSVNFNYDVIGNLTAFTDELGRTTRFGYDALDRQTRITDALGNSTLFGYDAVGNLTSQADALGNTTRFVYDGLNREIATIDPLGFTTTSTYTAVGTLASITDASGNTTTYEYDVRDLLVRETNQLGDSRSYNYDEVGNLTSLVDRNGRQTAYSYDSLDRLTQERFLDDAGTAVEQIDYTYDAASQLIGISDFDSSYTYRYDAAGRLTRSDNTGTAGIPTFTLDYTYDAVGNRLSVTDSIDAVETGVERFTYDSLDRVIDITQTGAAVSDKRVSYTYDAASQLIGVETFNDLAGTQVAIATTHSFDAAGRLANITHTDAGGTVLADYTYSFDAANRITAIQSLDGLSSFSYDASGQQLEGNFDFQTDESFSFDATGNRTNTGNIVGPNNQLLEDENFTYAYDAEGNRTQRTDKATGEVTQYEYDHRNRLTSAITLDSSGNETGRAEYTYDALDRRIGRTVEGQTERYLYDGSDIALVTYESGEVTQRFLHSTSIDRVVAQEDGAGNVLYALSDHQNTVRDIADSTGTVVNHLTFDSFGNITSQSDASVEFRFSFTGREFDEETGLYYFRARYLDPSTGQFISQDPIGFAAGDVNLYRYVGNSPLNFIDPSGNQAESPLQFNLSVESGSTIPQATINELRDRSNEIAEGSKTSLPETTINQTLARAREIAELRATEFSPVNPEPVSFDERTSVSPSAEAPEPPIAEAPEQPTLTPEPIIDEGADIIITQDDLPPRAPSPNQGTELSNSEHNPVPEPAVDEPEAEINEPEEPLPPRDPRPNRPRDPRRRVGPFVVSPDAVNGTDGPDVAGIQPSTTPETAPLTEPQPINPDQFVREVVTGGVVTGAAVGIAIAGFTALAPAALPVAATILGVVALGTTLNNIGRRLDEVDEAIAREEQRAQQNLSTPVNGLTPRQLRRRAAIGGALQLGTNLSEFIFGTDFATGRVLTTEERTSAGASAAVEGLAEIITAGAAPDNIFRSFPDGPRTSTLGPDTGDFFPPPLVPGRRNNLSDNVPDPAEVRARLNASRASRAEDPSGFADFSRRADGITNSAARFQQDLDFVNRVNSGLQNSPNDPFVQRIQALTNNLEQGRPDFVEGLGGARLEAALGREIRNPATIGFDFVDAPGRGNIELKGPFLRFNDTARSFELIPELNIEAVAGSINSEIIALPSSGIDLIVVDLLGATDQQALDLLRRISDTSRVRFLR; encoded by the coding sequence GTGTGCATCGCCCCACCTTTAAACGCATGCTCAAAAGAAAGCGTCACCTTTACTTATGATTCTGTCGGTAATTTGACCGTCTCTCAAGATGAGTTAGGGCGCGTTATAACCTCAAACTATGACGAGCTCAACCGGCTGGTGCAAACCACCAATGCCTTAGGGGATAGTACCAACTTTACCTACGATGCGGCAGGGAATCTAACTGCATTCCAAGATGAATTAGGGCGCGTTACGACTTCGAACTATGACGAGCTCGATCGCTTGGTGCAGACCACCAATGCCTTGGGCGATAGTGTCAACTTTACCTACGACGCCATCGGCAATCTGACTGCCTTTACCGACGAGTTAGGGCGAACTACCAGCTTCGGCTATGACGCTCTCGATCGCCAAACTCGCATCACTGATGCTCTCGGCAACTCCACCCTGTTGAGCTACGACGCTGTCGGCAACCTCACCGCGATAGAAGATGCTTTGGGGCGAGTCACGACTTCGGAATACGATGCCCTCAACCGCCTCACCCAAACCACCAACGCCTTGGGGGGCAGTGTCAATTTCAACTACGATGTCATCGGCAATCTGACTGCTTTTACCGATGAATTGGGGCGCACCACTCGCTTTGGCTACGATGCGCTCGATCGCCAAACACGCATCACTGATGCTTTAGGTAACTCGACGCTGTTCGGCTACGATGCGGTCGGCAACTTGACCTCGCAAGCCGATGCTTTGGGCAATACCACCCGCTTTGTTTACGACGGGCTCAATCGAGAGATCGCCACGATTGACCCACTCGGGTTTACTACTACCTCCACTTACACTGCCGTCGGCACTCTCGCATCCATCACCGACGCATCTGGCAATACCACTACCTATGAGTATGACGTCCGCGATCTGCTGGTGCGCGAAACCAACCAGTTGGGTGACAGCCGCAGCTACAACTATGACGAAGTCGGTAATTTGACCAGTCTGGTGGATCGCAACGGTCGCCAAACCGCTTACAGCTACGACAGCCTCGATCGCCTCACGCAAGAACGCTTCTTAGACGATGCAGGCACAGCTGTCGAGCAAATCGACTACACCTACGATGCCGCCAGCCAACTGATAGGCATCAGCGACTTTGATTCCAGCTATACCTACCGCTACGACGCCGCTGGGCGCCTCACCCGCAGCGACAATACCGGTACTGCCGGAATCCCCACCTTTACCCTCGACTACACCTACGACGCCGTCGGCAATCGCCTCAGTGTCACCGACAGTATTGACGCAGTCGAAACTGGTGTCGAACGCTTTACCTACGACTCACTCGATCGCGTCATTGATATTACGCAAACAGGGGCAGCGGTCAGCGACAAGCGTGTCAGTTATACCTACGATGCCGCCAGCCAACTGATTGGCGTTGAAACTTTCAACGACTTAGCGGGGACGCAAGTGGCGATCGCCACCACCCACAGCTTCGATGCTGCCGGTCGTCTGGCCAATATCACTCATACTGACGCAGGCGGCACAGTCCTGGCCGACTACACCTACAGCTTCGACGCAGCCAATCGCATCACCGCCATCCAATCGCTCGATGGTCTCAGCAGCTTCAGCTACGATGCCAGCGGCCAACAACTCGAAGGCAACTTCGACTTCCAAACTGACGAATCTTTCAGCTTCGATGCCACCGGTAACCGCACCAATACCGGTAATATCGTTGGTCCCAACAATCAGCTTTTAGAAGACGAGAACTTCACCTACGCTTACGACGCGGAGGGCAATCGCACCCAACGCACCGATAAGGCCACGGGCGAAGTCACCCAGTACGAATACGACCATCGCAACCGCCTCACCTCTGCCATCACCCTCGACAGTAGCGGCAACGAGACTGGGCGAGCGGAATATACCTACGATGCCCTAGATCGCCGCATTGGGCGCACTGTGGAGGGACAAACCGAGCGGTATCTGTATGACGGTAGCGATATTGCCTTAGTGACGTACGAGAGCGGTGAAGTTACCCAAAGGTTCCTCCACAGCACATCAATCGATCGCGTCGTGGCGCAAGAGGATGGGGCGGGCAATGTTCTGTATGCCCTGAGCGACCATCAAAACACGGTGCGGGATATAGCCGACTCTACTGGCACGGTAGTCAACCACCTCACATTTGACAGCTTCGGCAACATCACCAGCCAGAGCGATGCCAGCGTTGAATTCCGCTTCAGCTTTACGGGACGAGAGTTTGATGAGGAAACGGGACTGTATTACTTCCGCGCCCGCTACCTCGACCCATCCACCGGTCAATTTATCAGCCAAGACCCGATTGGCTTTGCTGCTGGAGATGTCAACTTATATCGCTATGTGGGGAACAGTCCGCTCAACTTTATCGACCCCAGTGGCAATCAGGCAGAGTCGCCACTTCAATTTAATTTGAGCGTGGAGAGCGGCTCTACTATTCCCCAAGCAACTATTAACGAGCTACGCGATCGCTCCAACGAGATCGCTGAAGGTAGTAAGACATCCCTTCCCGAAACAACCATTAACCAGACACTTGCGAGAGCTCGAGAGATCGCCGAGCTGAGAGCAACGGAATTCAGCCCAGTCAACCCCGAGCCTGTGTCTTTTGATGAGAGGACTTCTGTATCACCAAGCGCTGAAGCCCCCGAACCGCCGATTGCCGAAGCTCCCGAACAGCCCACTCTAACTCCCGAGCCAATCATTGACGAAGGGGCCGATATCATCATCACGCAGGACGATCTACCCCCGCGCGCTCCCTCTCCCAATCAAGGCACCGAGCTGTCCAATAGCGAGCACAACCCCGTGCCCGAGCCTGCGGTCGACGAGCCGGAAGCAGAAATCAACGAGCCAGAAGAGCCCCTACCACCTCGGGATCCCCGCCCCAATCGTCCCCGCGATCCTCGTCGCCGAGTCGGCCCCTTTGTGGTGTCTCCCGATGCTGTGAATGGCACCGATGGACCAGATGTTGCTGGAATCCAACCTTCGACTACTCCTGAAACAGCTCCTTTAACTGAGCCCCAGCCAATTAACCCAGACCAGTTTGTACGAGAAGTGGTTACCGGTGGCGTTGTCACTGGAGCTGCTGTGGGGATAGCGATCGCAGGGTTTACAGCACTAGCCCCAGCAGCACTACCAGTAGCAGCCACCATTCTCGGTGTGGTAGCCCTCGGGACGACTTTGAATAATATCGGTCGTCGCTTGGATGAGGTGGATGAGGCGATCGCCCGAGAGGAGCAGAGAGCCCAACAAAATCTCTCGACTCCAGTCAATGGTTTAACGCCCCGCCAACTCCGCCGCAGAGCGGCTATTGGAGGTGCTCTCCAGTTGGGAACTAATCTGTCAGAATTTATCTTTGGCACCGATTTCGCCACCGGTAGAGTCTTAACCACGGAAGAGCGAACCAGTGCAGGTGCTTCAGCCGCTGTCGAGGGACTGGCTGAGATTATTACTGCCGGGGCAGCGCCAGACAATATTTTTCGCTCCTTTCCCGATGGCCCTCGAACGAGCACTCTCGGCCCAGATACTGGGGACTTTTTTCCGCCACCCTTAGTTCCGGGGCGTCGAAATAACCTCTCAGACAATGTCCCAGACCCCGCTGAAGTCCGCGCTCGTCTCAATGCCAGTCGCGCCAGCAGAGCTGAAGATCCCTCTGGATTCGCAGATTTCTCTCGTAGGGCTGACGGGATTACAAATTCAGCAGCCCGCTTCCAGCAAGACCTTGATTTTGTGAATAGAGTCAACTCTGGGCTACAAAATTCACCAAACGATCCATTTGTACAGCGCATCCAGGCTTTGACTAATAACCTCGAGCAAGGTAGACCTGACTTTGTAGAGGGCTTAGGTGGAGCTCGCCTTGAGGCTGCACTTGGACGAGAGATTAGGAATCCTGCAACAATAGGCTTTGATTTTGTGGATGCTCCAGGCAGAGGTAACATTGAGCTGAAAGGTCCATTTTTGCGTTTTAATGACACCGCACGAAGCTTTGAATTGATCCCTGAACTCAATATAGAAGCAGTAGCAGGAAGCATAAATAGTGAGATAATTGCTTTGCCTAGCTCTGGCATTGATTTAATTGTAGTAGACTTATTAGGGGCTACCGATCAACAAGCACTGGATCTACTAAGACGTATTAGTGATACGAGCAGGGTTCGATTTTTGAGGTAA
- a CDS encoding putative adhesin — protein MGTNLSEFIFGTDFATGRVLTTEERTSAGASAAVEGLAEIITAGAAPDNIFRSFPDGPRTSTLGQTRNAGDLLPNALRGRGDVDGLLDAISSPNDNVTRGVFGPNAGRNGAREVLPGGNGQAVAGHGAFVFGSGDAIIPSGTTLVVPRENIRISDTTGRVLESIDLERLVSAGPRARSRLIRQQLDNLGVTNRSARNRVLQDLRDLQVFRPGDAAPNFTAAPPDFKLTVFEESTTVNTETLLSDILQENGGACALATCTEFILR, from the coding sequence TTGGGAACTAATCTGTCAGAATTTATCTTTGGCACCGATTTCGCCACCGGTAGAGTCTTAACCACGGAAGAGCGAACCAGTGCAGGTGCTTCAGCCGCTGTCGAGGGACTGGCTGAGATTATTACTGCCGGGGCAGCGCCAGACAATATTTTTCGCTCCTTTCCCGATGGCCCTCGAACGAGCACTCTCGGGCAAACTCGCAATGCTGGGGACCTTTTACCCAATGCTTTAAGGGGAAGAGGCGATGTAGACGGATTATTGGATGCAATTTCTAGCCCAAACGATAATGTCACAAGAGGAGTTTTCGGCCCCAATGCGGGAAGGAATGGGGCAAGAGAAGTTCTGCCTGGTGGCAACGGCCAAGCAGTTGCCGGACATGGTGCATTTGTCTTTGGCTCAGGAGATGCGATTATACCCAGCGGAACAACCCTAGTGGTTCCCAGGGAGAATATCAGAATTTCTGATACAACCGGAAGAGTCCTGGAAAGCATCGATCTAGAGCGCTTGGTCAGTGCAGGGCCAAGAGCTAGAAGCCGATTAATACGGCAGCAGCTTGACAATCTAGGAGTAACCAATAGGTCCGCACGTAATCGTGTTTTACAAGATCTTAGGGATTTGCAAGTATTTAGACCAGGTGATGCAGCACCAAACTTCACGGCCGCACCACCTGATTTCAAACTGACAGTCTTTGAAGAATCAACAACTGTTAATACAGAGACACTTTTGAGTGATATCCTTCAAGAGAATGGAGGTGCTTGTGCTCTTGCTACATGTACCGAGTTTATATTGAGGTGA
- a CDS encoding toprim domain-containing protein — translation MQSRGLHSSELVQQFKLGYANRTLSYRLPQKNRKPGAAIRTQLQDIGLLRQSGHEHFNGCLVVPVLDETDVIHEVYGRKIGQRLRQGTVQHLYLPGPHRGVWNLSALSASSEAILCESLIDAMTFWVHGYRNVTSSYGTSGFTFDHLAAFEQQAITRVYIAYDRDSAGNTAAEKLAQTLMDKGIECFRLLFPQGMDANAYAQAVSDPAERLGAAIRKAEWMGKGKTPPQPPPLAAPTSTPQPEREPDPQEAELPKADIKEHEIKLSFGERHYRIRGLDKNLSYDQLKLNLLIRRDKTFHIDTLDLYNARHRSAFLKQASHELCLSTDILKQDLAQVLLQLEELQDQQIQQALKPKTQVPHMSQTELKAALDLLKQPNLLERILQDFDRCGVVGEQTNK, via the coding sequence CTGCAAAGTCGCGGCCTACACAGCAGCGAACTGGTGCAGCAATTCAAGCTGGGCTATGCCAACCGCACCCTCAGCTATCGCCTGCCTCAAAAGAACCGCAAACCCGGCGCTGCCATTCGCACCCAACTACAAGACATCGGCCTACTCCGTCAAAGCGGTCACGAACATTTCAACGGCTGTCTGGTGGTGCCAGTGCTGGATGAAACCGATGTCATTCACGAAGTCTACGGTCGCAAGATCGGTCAACGCTTACGCCAAGGCACCGTCCAACATCTCTACCTTCCCGGCCCCCATCGCGGCGTCTGGAATCTCTCCGCCTTATCCGCCAGCTCGGAAGCGATCCTGTGCGAGTCGTTAATTGACGCGATGACTTTTTGGGTTCATGGTTACCGCAACGTCACCAGCAGCTACGGCACCAGTGGCTTTACCTTCGACCATTTAGCCGCCTTCGAGCAGCAGGCCATCACTCGGGTCTACATCGCCTACGACCGCGACAGCGCGGGTAATACTGCCGCTGAGAAGCTAGCACAAACCTTGATGGACAAAGGCATTGAATGCTTCCGCCTGCTCTTCCCCCAAGGCATGGACGCCAACGCCTACGCTCAAGCCGTCTCCGACCCCGCCGAGCGTCTGGGAGCTGCCATTCGTAAAGCTGAGTGGATGGGCAAAGGCAAAACTCCCCCTCAACCCCCTCCCTTAGCCGCTCCGACTTCGACACCACAACCGGAGCGCGAGCCCGACCCGCAAGAAGCTGAACTACCTAAGGCCGATATCAAAGAGCACGAAATCAAACTCAGCTTCGGCGAACGTCACTACCGCATTCGGGGCCTAGACAAGAACCTCAGCTACGACCAACTCAAGCTCAACCTCCTCATCCGCCGCGACAAGACCTTCCACATCGATACCCTCGACCTCTACAACGCCCGCCACCGCAGCGCTTTTCTCAAACAAGCTAGCCACGAACTCTGTCTGTCCACCGACATCCTCAAACAAGATCTCGCTCAAGTGCTGTTGCAATTAGAGGAGCTGCAAGACCAACAGATCCAGCAGGCCCTCAAGCCCAAAACTCAAGTCCCCCACATGAGCCAGACGGAACTGAAAGCCGCTCTGGACCTGCTCAAACAGCCCAACCTGCTCGAGCGTATTTTGCAAGACTTCGACCGTTGCGGCGTCGTCGGAGAGCAAACCAACAAAC